DNA from Deltaproteobacteria bacterium:
GGTGGCTCTGAGGATCTCCTTGGCGGTCATCCCCTGGATGAGAAAAAGAGGTGCGGGCCTGTCTGCCCCATGAAATCGATCTGGGAGAGTTGACAACATGACCGGCTATGCTCTCGGGATTGTGCTCGTCTCGGCCTTTTTTCATTCCTGCTGGAACTACCTGGCCAAGAGGAGCGGCAAGAAGATCGTCTTTATCTGGTGGTTTCTCCTCTCCTCCCTGGTTCTGTACGTGCCTATGCTGCTCTATTACTGGTCGAGGATATCCATTCCCAGGACAGGCTGGGTCTTTGTTGCCGCAACAGGGGGTCTCCACTTCCTCTATTTCTTCTTTCTCGGGGGGGCCTACGAAAGGGGAGACCTCTCGCTGGTCTATCCCCTCGCCAGGGGATCGGCACCGCTTTTTGTATCCCTCTCCGCCCCCCTCCTGATCGGCGAAGAGCTCAGTGCCCTGGGTGGTCTCGGCATCCTTACGGTTGTCGCCGGAATCTATATAATTCATCTCCGTTCTTTCTCAAAGGCCTCCTTTGCCGAGCCTCTAAGAGCGATTCGCGGAGAGGTCTCTCTGTGGGCCCTGTCGACGGGCGGCACGATTTCGGCTTATTCCATTGTCGATAAGGTGGGCGTGAATCTGGTTCATCCACCGGTCTATATCTATCTCATGTTTTTGATCAGCTGGCTGATGCTT
Protein-coding regions in this window:
- a CDS encoding EamA family transporter, giving the protein MTGYALGIVLVSAFFHSCWNYLAKRSGKKIVFIWWFLLSSLVLYVPMLLYYWSRISIPRTGWVFVAATGGLHFLYFFFLGGAYERGDLSLVYPLARGSAPLFVSLSAPLLIGEELSALGGLGILTVVAGIYIIHLRSFSKASFAEPLRAIRGEVSLWALSTGGTISAYSIVDKVGVNLVHPPVYIYLMFLISWLMLSPFVLLGHRRQVAIEWQTNKVTILLVSILIMASYLMILFAFQIAKVSYVVAAREASILFSVLLGVLQLNEKQGLQKTVGAAFIAMGVVLIGLTR